GCCTCAGGTCTTCAGCGCATCCTTCACGGCCTTTGCCGGGATGAAGGCCAGCTTCTTCGAGGCCGCGATGGTAACGGTTGCGCCGGTAGCGGGATTGCGGCCTTCGCGTTCGGCGGTCTCTTTCACCTTGAACTTGCCGAAGCCCGGGATTGAGGTTTCCTCGCCGGCGATGGCCGCGTCTGTCACGGCTTTGAAGACAGCCTCGACGGCGGCTTTCGCCTGAGCCTTCGTCAGGCCGTTCTCTTCGGCGATCTTGCCGGCAATGTCATTGATTGTGGTCATCTGGGCTTGCTCCTGTTGGATTGTGACGACCATTGCAGCTTTGGCCGCGAACCGGAACCGTCAAATTCCGGGGGCCGATGGCACCTCACACAGATTCTTGCGGTTGGATTTCGGGATCGGGTGCGACCTCCTCTATCGGAACGGCCGCATAATCTCTCATCAGGTCCATGGTCTGCTGACAGGCTTCGTCACGTGCTTGCAGCGGCGCGGCGACCAGTCCCCGAAGTGCATCGAAACTCTCGATCTGCGCCCTCTGACTGGTAGCCAGAAGCCTGATCGTGCCCATTGGCTGGTGGCTTTGCATAAACATTTCCAGCCAGGCACCGAGATAGTCGGTCCCAGCACCAATCGGGGAGCCATCGGCTTCCAACCTGTAGACAAGAACGGCGTCTGTGATTGTCTCGCCGCCGGTGGATTCAAAAGGACCAAGCTCCCGGCGCTCCAACATCCACTGCAGAGTGATCGCCGGGAATGCGTGAAGCACCCCGGGAATATCCTCGGGACCTGGCACCGGCACAGGC
The nucleotide sequence above comes from Celeribacter indicus. Encoded proteins:
- a CDS encoding HU family DNA-binding protein, with translation MTTINDIAGKIAEENGLTKAQAKAAVEAVFKAVTDAAIAGEETSIPGFGKFKVKETAEREGRNPATGATVTIAASKKLAFIPAKAVKDALKT